One genomic segment of bacterium includes these proteins:
- a CDS encoding Hsp20/alpha crystallin family protein — protein sequence MTLLSYTPAARVFWPELETCRSMPQTERELSVRVDLLEEENRYVLSAELPGVRPEDLKVSLEKGRLNLSGEKKDPLAESKAAALRSERRYGSFSRSFELNGLVDEARVEASFADGVLSLSLPKHESQKPRQVEIKIK from the coding sequence ATGACGCTGTTGAGCTACACACCCGCGGCCCGGGTCTTCTGGCCCGAACTCGAAACCTGCCGCAGCATGCCGCAGACAGAGCGTGAGCTGAGTGTGAGGGTGGACCTTCTGGAGGAGGAGAACCGCTATGTGCTGAGCGCCGAGCTTCCCGGTGTGCGGCCCGAGGACCTGAAAGTCTCGCTGGAGAAAGGCCGCCTGAACTTGAGCGGCGAGAAGAAGGACCCCTTGGCGGAGTCGAAAGCCGCGGCCTTGCGCTCCGAGCGCCGCTATGGAAGTTTCAGCCGCTCGTTCGAGCTGAACGGCCTGGTGGATGAGGCGCGGGTGGAGGCCTCGTTTGCCGACGGCGTGCTGAGCCTTTCGCTGCCCAAGCACGAGAGCCAGAAGCCGCGCCAGGTCGAGATAAAAATCAAATAA